Proteins encoded within one genomic window of Granulicella pectinivorans:
- a CDS encoding WecB/TagA/CpsF family glycosyltransferase: protein MPADTPDKKPQEVAPLDRSKLLAELVDAFSEDGIRNRRRAQARRTKKWHVAVRAARLLRVLADTYLAFIFITLLSPLLLILFVIAIYADGGIRSQIRLGRWAKRYAQYEFYFPKFGFFQRMTFLRNMPALYNVLICEMSFIGPRPIHPEEIVDDPRNAWKRYDLRPGLLSLSWIRKRANIAHTSELSLDLEYIETKTFWGDLGIALRAIPTAIFTRNTGPTPPIIHILGIRIDNLTMSEASERIVDLIREGKSNQVCFTNADCMNISVINPVYRAALAAARITLADGIGIRIAGAMLDQNVCENVNGTDMFPFLCAALGKAGMSIYLLGGKPGISEAAAAWITEHHPAVRVAGYHHGYFSKDEEPGIIAGIRNSKADIMLLAFGAPRQDIWISEHLNEFGTKVAIGVGGLLDFYSGRIPRAPIWLRELGLEWFYRFYQEPGRMWKRYFVGNGLFLYRVFRERLRNSAASATASSIR from the coding sequence ATGCCAGCCGATACGCCGGATAAAAAGCCGCAGGAAGTAGCCCCCCTCGACAGGAGCAAACTCCTCGCCGAACTCGTCGACGCGTTCTCCGAAGACGGCATACGCAACCGCCGCCGCGCCCAGGCCCGCCGGACGAAAAAATGGCACGTCGCCGTCCGTGCCGCCCGCCTCCTCCGCGTCCTCGCCGATACCTACCTCGCCTTTATCTTCATCACCCTCCTCAGCCCTCTCCTCCTCATCCTCTTCGTCATCGCCATCTACGCCGATGGGGGCATCCGCAGCCAGATCCGCCTCGGACGCTGGGCCAAACGCTACGCTCAGTACGAGTTCTACTTCCCCAAATTCGGCTTCTTCCAGCGCATGACCTTCCTCCGCAACATGCCCGCGCTCTACAACGTGCTCATCTGCGAGATGTCCTTCATCGGGCCGCGCCCCATCCACCCCGAAGAGATCGTCGACGATCCCCGCAACGCCTGGAAGCGCTACGACCTCCGCCCCGGTCTCCTCTCCCTCTCCTGGATCCGCAAGCGCGCCAACATCGCCCACACCTCCGAGCTCTCCCTCGACCTCGAATACATCGAGACCAAGACCTTCTGGGGAGACCTCGGCATCGCCCTCCGCGCCATCCCCACCGCCATCTTCACCCGCAACACCGGGCCCACCCCGCCCATCATCCACATCCTCGGCATCCGCATCGACAACCTCACCATGTCCGAGGCCTCCGAACGCATCGTCGACCTCATCCGCGAGGGCAAGTCCAACCAGGTCTGCTTCACCAACGCCGACTGCATGAACATCTCGGTCATCAACCCCGTCTACCGCGCCGCCCTCGCCGCCGCCCGCATCACCCTCGCCGACGGCATCGGCATCCGCATCGCCGGAGCAATGCTCGACCAGAACGTCTGCGAAAACGTCAACGGCACCGACATGTTCCCCTTCCTCTGCGCCGCCCTCGGCAAGGCCGGCATGAGCATCTACCTGCTCGGAGGCAAGCCCGGCATCTCCGAAGCCGCCGCAGCATGGATCACAGAGCACCACCCGGCCGTCCGCGTCGCCGGCTATCACCACGGTTACTTCTCGAAAGACGAAGAACCCGGCATCATCGCCGGCATCCGCAACTCCAAAGCAGACATCATGCTCCTCGCCTTCGGAGCTCCGCGCCAGGACATCTGGATCAGCGAACACCTCAACGAGTTCGGCACCAAGGTCGCCATCGGCGTCGGCGGCCTCCTCGACTTCTACTCAGGCCGTATCCCTCGCGCTCCCATCTGGCTCCGCGAGCTCGGCCTCGAATGGTTCTACCGCTTCTACCAGGAGCCCGGCCGCATGTGGAAGCGCTACTTCGTCGGCAACGGCCTCTTCCTCTACCGCGTCTTTCGAGAGCGCCTTCGCAACTCCGCGGCAAGCGCCACGGCGAGTAGCATCCGATGA
- a CDS encoding STAS domain-containing protein has product MMVLTSEEGDVSVGRVESKVLDAGTTAAFKEAMKPLLRDGAKVVLDLSKVEFIDSSGLGALVSSLKAAHGVNAEIKLFGLRKPVRALFELVRMHRVFEVFNSAEEAISSYKG; this is encoded by the coding sequence ATGATGGTTTTGACCTCGGAAGAGGGCGATGTTTCCGTTGGCCGGGTTGAGTCGAAGGTGCTCGACGCAGGCACGACGGCGGCCTTCAAGGAGGCGATGAAACCTTTGCTGCGCGATGGGGCGAAGGTGGTTCTGGACCTCTCGAAGGTGGAGTTTATCGACTCGAGCGGTCTGGGTGCGCTGGTGTCGAGCCTGAAGGCGGCGCATGGGGTGAACGCGGAGATCAAGCTGTTCGGGTTGCGGAAGCCGGTTCGGGCTCTGTTCGAACTGGTGCGGATGCATCGGGTGTTTGAGGTCTTCAACAGCGCGGAAGAGGCGATTTCGTCGTACAAGGGGTGA